The Sphingomonas sp. LY54 genome includes a region encoding these proteins:
- a CDS encoding PilZ domain-containing protein, which translates to MSGRSAFRATIDAAALIQSRDFGARDDPDRSHCGPEVHKVPDKTTAASGAATRQTRRTAARDSLFLSATIQRAGEAKGDLQPLRVRNLSAIGLMADYLDIANPGEPVVVTVRGIGSVSGKVAWVKRGRIGVNFDNEVDPLKARRPVVKQAPPQQRPL; encoded by the coding sequence ATGAGCGGCAGGAGCGCGTTTCGCGCGACGATTGACGCTGCCGCGTTAATCCAATCGCGAGATTTCGGTGCTAGGGACGATCCGGACCGCTCTCATTGCGGTCCGGAGGTTCACAAGGTGCCCGACAAGACGACCGCCGCCTCTGGCGCGGCAACTCGACAGACCCGGCGCACGGCCGCCCGCGACAGCCTGTTCCTGTCCGCCACGATTCAGCGCGCGGGCGAGGCCAAGGGCGACCTGCAGCCGCTGCGCGTCCGCAATCTTTCGGCGATCGGCCTGATGGCCGATTATCTGGATATCGCGAATCCCGGTGAACCGGTCGTTGTGACGGTGCGCGGGATCGGCTCCGTCTCCGGCAAGGTGGCGTGGGTAAAAAGAGGGCGGATCGGCGTCAACTTCGACAACGAGGTTGATCCGCTGAAGGCGCGTAGGCCCGTTGTGAAGCAGGCGCCGCCGCAGCAGCGCCCGCTCTGA
- a CDS encoding DUF1465 family protein, whose translation MATDDARARMTPKLIDSLYVEAMLLADEARAYFDRDGRGDRMALDPIVRVGFSCESLKVTTRLMHVIAWLLTQRAVESGELSAAQARRPARRLGEAVESDDGVVAQLPEPAARLVQGSLDLYARVKRLDDGSFGLEPQPSPARSLLSRLERSL comes from the coding sequence ATGGCCACCGACGATGCCCGCGCCCGCATGACTCCGAAGCTGATCGACTCGCTCTATGTCGAGGCGATGCTGCTGGCCGACGAGGCGCGCGCTTATTTCGACCGCGACGGCCGCGGCGACCGCATGGCGCTCGATCCGATCGTGCGGGTCGGCTTTTCCTGCGAGTCGCTGAAGGTCACGACGCGGCTGATGCACGTCATCGCCTGGTTGCTCACCCAGCGCGCGGTCGAGTCGGGGGAGTTGAGCGCGGCGCAGGCGCGGCGCCCGGCGCGCCGGCTGGGGGAGGCGGTCGAAAGCGACGACGGCGTGGTCGCGCAACTGCCCGAGCCGGCAGCCCGGCTCGTCCAGGGCAGCCTCGATCTCTATGCACGGGTCAAGCGGCTCGACGACGGCAGCTTCGGCCTGGAGCCGCAGCCGAGCCCGGCGCGCAGCCTGCTGAGCCGGCTCGAGCGCTCGCTCTGA
- a CDS encoding YdcH family protein, producing the protein MQQAHMSALETKHAGLDARINEESQRPHPDDTLLARLKKEKLRVKEALTGLS; encoded by the coding sequence ATGCAACAGGCGCATATGTCCGCATTGGAAACGAAGCATGCCGGTCTTGACGCACGCATCAACGAAGAAAGTCAGCGCCCCCATCCGGACGACACCCTGTTAGCCCGCCTCAAGAAAGAGAAACTGAGAGTGAAGGAAGCCCTGACCGGGCTTTCCTGA
- a CDS encoding YdcH family protein has translation MDANNIAAASRLVRLRLEHRDLDSAIAALLETPHPDQLQLARLKKRKLRLRDEISAIEDMLVPDIIA, from the coding sequence ATGGACGCCAACAATATCGCTGCAGCCTCGCGGCTGGTTCGGCTCCGGCTCGAGCACCGCGATCTCGACTCGGCGATCGCCGCCTTGCTCGAAACGCCCCATCCCGATCAGCTCCAGCTGGCCCGGCTGAAGAAGCGCAAGCTCCGGCTGCGGGACGAAATCAGCGCGATCGAGGACATGCTCGTTCCTGATATCATCGCCTGA